A window of the Rhineura floridana isolate rRhiFlo1 chromosome 13, rRhiFlo1.hap2, whole genome shotgun sequence genome harbors these coding sequences:
- the LOC133369016 gene encoding F-box/LRR-repeat protein 2-like isoform X4, translating into MGAWPGRRADRVFHLFLFLHKVGLQAAMEMCDLPVEVITYILSFLPIADRKEASLVNQTWYFAAQDTLRQESIFYDIPATSASLRTIQSLSRRHVSSIKMTNLDGSTISRDVIKSVTRYLGPHLRSLCLHGSSLTEANFAELLLACPCLTALDLSGCNSLFMPGTLLSKEEAFLQAQEALINLQELNLSGVRYLSDLTFNRLTSCCPCLAKLALARCHITFKVDTYDSSSNYNSSVLLSFRNLLQFLRQRAGTMMALDLSGTSISSQAMKSLVQVENLRLQEMVLQACQDLTNEAVSILCQHQPHLTLLDLSGCSELSDRAVLVISSRLLSLQHLFLRKLPRATDAGFQGISHLRHLQRLDVSECSLVSCSELVKAFGTIKGQPKLASLNVAFCSLLRVSSKDNSVLSLAESLSKSLRVLDLSSCVSITNRGIQAIASHLLHLTVLRLAWCKELMDWGLLGVQEPKEERERAREDLEQDTQILVDLAKQDARQNHQASLNALTRLQELDLTACVKLTDASIAKVISFPELRHLSLSLVTNITDASLTAIAHNCRSLEHLALSHCANLSDKGFVEAVGSLHRLQHLILSGCNQLTPRTLKAVGQECWQLKCLDVSMCSKISMTDIEHFQSELPLQSQTSIQSRFVGGADLSITL; encoded by the exons ATGGGGGCGTGGCCTGGCCGTCGAGCTGACCGGGTTTTTCACTTGTTTCTCTTCCTGCACAAGGTCGGGCTGCAGGCGGCGATGGAGATGTGTGACCTGCCTGTGGAG GTTATTACCTATATCCTGAGCTTCCTGCCCATTGCAGATAGGAAGGAGGCCTCTCTAGTGAATCAAACATGGTATTTTGCAGCCCAAGACACCCTGCGCCAG GAGAGCATCTTTTATGACATCCCAGCTACCTCTGCCTCGCTCAGGACCATCCAGAGCCTGTCCCGAAGGCACGTGTCCAGCATCAAGATGACAAACCTGGACGGTTCCACCATTTCCCGGGATGTCATCAAGTCTGTCACCAGATACCTGGGGCCTCACCTGCGCAGCTTATGCCTGCACGGGAGCAGCCTGACGGAGGCCAACTTTGCAGAACTCCTTCTCGCATGCCCCTGCCTCACGGCCTTGGATCTGAGTGGCTGCAACAGTCTCTTCATGCCCGGGACCCTGCTCTCCAAGGAGGAGGCCTTCTTGCAAGCCCAAGAAGCTTTGATCAACTTGCAAGAGCTGAACCTGTCCGGAGTGCGATACTTGTCGGACCTCACCTTCAACCGCTTGACCAGCTGCTGCCCATGCCTGGCCAAGCTTGCCCTCGCCCGCTGCCACATTACCTTCAAGGTGGACACTTACGACAGCTCCAGTAACTACAACTCCTCGGTTCTGCTGTCCTTTCGCAACCTCCTGCAGTTCCTCCGGCAGCGAGCCGGCACCATGATGGCTTTGGACTTGAGTGGCACCAGCATCTCGAGCCAAGCTATGAAATCCCTGGTGCAGGTGGAGAACTTACGCCTGCAGGAGATGGTTCTACAGGCCTGCCAGGATCTTACCAATGAGGCCGTGAGCATCCTGTGTCAGCACCAGCCCCACTTGACCTTGCTGGACCTGAGCGGCTGCTCTGAGCTGTCCGACCGGGCCGTCCTTGTGATCAGCTCCCGGCTCCTGTCCCTTCAGCACCTGTTCCTGCGGAAGCTCCCAAGAGCAACCGATGCTGGCTTCCAGGGAATTTCACACCTGAGGCATCTCCAAAGGCTGGatgtgtctgaatgcagccttgtgAGCTGCAGCGAACTGGTGAAAGCTTTTGGGACTATCAAGGGACAGCCCAAACTGGCCTCCCTGAACGTTGCCTTCTGCTCTTTACTACGAGTAAGTTCAaag GATAACTCAGTCCTCTCACTGGCTGAATCCCTAAGCAAGAGCCTTCGAGTTCTGGATCTCTCATCCTGTGTGTCCATCACCAACAGAGGCATCCAAGCGATCGCTTCCCATCTCTTGCACCTGACAGTCCTGCGTTTGGCCTGGTGCAAGGAGCTGATGGATTGGGGCCTGCTGGGGGTTCAGGAGCCCAAAGAGGAGCGCGAACGTGCCAGAGAG GATTTGGAGCAGGACACCCAGATTCTCGTTGACCTCGCCAAGCAGGATGCCCGACAGAATCATCAAGCCTCCTTGAATGCCCTGACTCGTCTTCAAGAGCTTGACCTGACGGCCTGTGTAAAACTCACAGATGCAAGCATAGCTAAG GTCATCAGCTTCCCTGAGCTGCGCCACCTGTCCCTCAGCCTTGTGACTAACATCACAGACGCTAGCCTTACAGCCATTGCTCACAACTGCCGGAGCTTGGAGCACCTTGCGTTAAGCCACTGTGCAAACCTGAGCGACAAAGGCTTTGTGGAGGCAGTCGGCTCCCTGCACAGACTTCAGCATCTCATCCTTTCTGGTTGTAACCAGCTAACGCCCCG gacACTGAAGGCTGTTGGCCAAGAGTGTTGGCAGCTGAAGTGCTTGGACGTCTCCATGTGCAGCAAGATCAGTATGACGGACATTGAGCATTTCCAATCAGAACTCCCACTGCAGAGCCAGACTAGCATCCAGTCGCGGTTTGTAGGCGGAGCGGACCTTTCCATCACTCTCTGA
- the LOC133369016 gene encoding F-box/LRR-repeat protein 2-like isoform X3, with protein sequence MGAWPGRRADRVFHLFLFLHKVGLQAAMEMCDLPVEVITYILSFLPIADRKEASLVNQTWYFAAQDTLRQESIFYDIPATSASLRTIQSLSRRHVSSIKMTNLDGSTISRDVIKSVTRYLGPHLRSLCLHGSSLTEANFAELLLACPCLTALDLSGCNSLFMPGTLLSKEEAFLQAQEALINLQELNLSGVRYLSDLTFNRLTSCCPCLAKLALARCHITFKVDTYDSSSNYNSSVLLSFRNLLQFLRQRAGTMMALDLSGTSISSQAMKSLVQVENLRLQEMVLQACQDLTNEAVSILCQHQPHLTLLDLSGCSELSDRAVLVISSRLLSLQHLFLRKLPRATDAGFQGISHLRHLQRLDVSECSLVSCSELVKAFGTIKGQPKLASLNVAFCSLLRDNSVLSLAESLSKSLRVLDLSSCVSITNRGIQAIASHLLHLTVLRLAWCKELMDWGLLGVQEPKEERERAREKDTGPKFSRNFGNMGFFLPPPQDLEQDTQILVDLAKQDARQNHQASLNALTRLQELDLTACVKLTDASIAKVISFPELRHLSLSLVTNITDASLTAIAHNCRSLEHLALSHCANLSDKGFVEAVGSLHRLQHLILSGCNQLTPRTLKAVGQECWQLKCLDVSMCSKISMTDIEHFQSELPLQSQTSIQSRFVGGADLSITL encoded by the exons ATGGGGGCGTGGCCTGGCCGTCGAGCTGACCGGGTTTTTCACTTGTTTCTCTTCCTGCACAAGGTCGGGCTGCAGGCGGCGATGGAGATGTGTGACCTGCCTGTGGAG GTTATTACCTATATCCTGAGCTTCCTGCCCATTGCAGATAGGAAGGAGGCCTCTCTAGTGAATCAAACATGGTATTTTGCAGCCCAAGACACCCTGCGCCAG GAGAGCATCTTTTATGACATCCCAGCTACCTCTGCCTCGCTCAGGACCATCCAGAGCCTGTCCCGAAGGCACGTGTCCAGCATCAAGATGACAAACCTGGACGGTTCCACCATTTCCCGGGATGTCATCAAGTCTGTCACCAGATACCTGGGGCCTCACCTGCGCAGCTTATGCCTGCACGGGAGCAGCCTGACGGAGGCCAACTTTGCAGAACTCCTTCTCGCATGCCCCTGCCTCACGGCCTTGGATCTGAGTGGCTGCAACAGTCTCTTCATGCCCGGGACCCTGCTCTCCAAGGAGGAGGCCTTCTTGCAAGCCCAAGAAGCTTTGATCAACTTGCAAGAGCTGAACCTGTCCGGAGTGCGATACTTGTCGGACCTCACCTTCAACCGCTTGACCAGCTGCTGCCCATGCCTGGCCAAGCTTGCCCTCGCCCGCTGCCACATTACCTTCAAGGTGGACACTTACGACAGCTCCAGTAACTACAACTCCTCGGTTCTGCTGTCCTTTCGCAACCTCCTGCAGTTCCTCCGGCAGCGAGCCGGCACCATGATGGCTTTGGACTTGAGTGGCACCAGCATCTCGAGCCAAGCTATGAAATCCCTGGTGCAGGTGGAGAACTTACGCCTGCAGGAGATGGTTCTACAGGCCTGCCAGGATCTTACCAATGAGGCCGTGAGCATCCTGTGTCAGCACCAGCCCCACTTGACCTTGCTGGACCTGAGCGGCTGCTCTGAGCTGTCCGACCGGGCCGTCCTTGTGATCAGCTCCCGGCTCCTGTCCCTTCAGCACCTGTTCCTGCGGAAGCTCCCAAGAGCAACCGATGCTGGCTTCCAGGGAATTTCACACCTGAGGCATCTCCAAAGGCTGGatgtgtctgaatgcagccttgtgAGCTGCAGCGAACTGGTGAAAGCTTTTGGGACTATCAAGGGACAGCCCAAACTGGCCTCCCTGAACGTTGCCTTCTGCTCTTTACTACGA GATAACTCAGTCCTCTCACTGGCTGAATCCCTAAGCAAGAGCCTTCGAGTTCTGGATCTCTCATCCTGTGTGTCCATCACCAACAGAGGCATCCAAGCGATCGCTTCCCATCTCTTGCACCTGACAGTCCTGCGTTTGGCCTGGTGCAAGGAGCTGATGGATTGGGGCCTGCTGGGGGTTCAGGAGCCCAAAGAGGAGCGCGAACGTGCCAGAGAG AAGGACACTGGCCCAAAGTTCAGCAGGAACTTTGGCAACATGGGATTTTTCCTGCCACCTCCACAGGATTTGGAGCAGGACACCCAGATTCTCGTTGACCTCGCCAAGCAGGATGCCCGACAGAATCATCAAGCCTCCTTGAATGCCCTGACTCGTCTTCAAGAGCTTGACCTGACGGCCTGTGTAAAACTCACAGATGCAAGCATAGCTAAG GTCATCAGCTTCCCTGAGCTGCGCCACCTGTCCCTCAGCCTTGTGACTAACATCACAGACGCTAGCCTTACAGCCATTGCTCACAACTGCCGGAGCTTGGAGCACCTTGCGTTAAGCCACTGTGCAAACCTGAGCGACAAAGGCTTTGTGGAGGCAGTCGGCTCCCTGCACAGACTTCAGCATCTCATCCTTTCTGGTTGTAACCAGCTAACGCCCCG gacACTGAAGGCTGTTGGCCAAGAGTGTTGGCAGCTGAAGTGCTTGGACGTCTCCATGTGCAGCAAGATCAGTATGACGGACATTGAGCATTTCCAATCAGAACTCCCACTGCAGAGCCAGACTAGCATCCAGTCGCGGTTTGTAGGCGGAGCGGACCTTTCCATCACTCTCTGA
- the TMEM208 gene encoding transmembrane protein 208 isoform X1 codes for MELTLLISPKGKVGTKGKKQIFEENKNTLKFYQRIILGANAIYGIINVVVFYATATAWTWVALVFSLMIYGASYRSMSSMAKPSFADDGSLADGGIDLNMEQGMAEHLKDVILLTAIIQVLSCFSLYVWYFWLLAPGRALYLLWVNILGPWLTADSSATNQEPNEKKQRRQERRQMKRF; via the exons atggagttgactctattaatttca cCAAAGGGAAAGGTGGGAACCAAAGGTAAAAAGCAGATAtttgaagaaaacaaaaatacccTCAAGTTCTATCAGCGGATCATCTTGGGAGCTAAT GCCATTTATGGAATTATAAACGTTGTGGTCTTCTACGCAACAGCCACTGCCTGGACCTGG GTTGCCTTGGTGTTCAGCTTGATGATCTATGGGGCCAGTTACCGCTCCATGAGTTCCATGGCAAAGCCTTCTTTCGCTGACGACGGCAGCCTTGCAGATGGTGGAATTGACCTGAATATGGAGCAGGGGATGGCAGA GCACCTGAAGGATGTGATCTTACTTACAGCCATTATCCAAGTGCTCAGCTGTTTTTCTCTCTACGTGTGGTACTTCTGGCTCTTG gctCCAGGTCGAGCACTTTATCTCCTCTGGGTTAACATTCTGGGTCCTTGGCTCACTGCAGACTCTTCAGCTACCAACCAGGAGCCCAACGAAAAGAAACAGCGTCGGCAGGAACGCCGACAGATGAAGCGTTTCTAG
- the LOC133369016 gene encoding F-box/LRR-repeat protein 2-like isoform X2 — translation MGAWPGRRADRVFHLFLFLHKVGLQAAMEMCDLPVEVITYILSFLPIADRKEASLVNQTWYFAAQDTLRQESIFYDIPATSASLRTIQSLSRRHVSSIKMTNLDGSTISRDVIKSVTRYLGPHLRSLCLHGSSLTEANFAELLLACPCLTALDLSGCNSLFMPGTLLSKEEAFLQAQEALINLQELNLSGVRYLSDLTFNRLTSCCPCLAKLALARCHITFKVDTYDSSSNYNSSVLLSFRNLLQFLRQRAGTMMALDLSGTSISSQAMKSLVQVENLRLQEMVLQACQDLTNEAVSILCQHQPHLTLLDLSGCSELSDRAVLVISSRLLSLQHLFLRKLPRATDAGFQGISHLRHLQRLDVSECSLVSCSELVKAFGTIKGQPKLASLNVAFCSLLRVSSKDNSVLSLAESLSKSLRVLDLSSCVSITNRGIQAIASHLLHLTVLRLAWCKELMDWGLLGVQEPKEERERAREDTGPKFSRNFGNMGFFLPPPQDLEQDTQILVDLAKQDARQNHQASLNALTRLQELDLTACVKLTDASIAKVISFPELRHLSLSLVTNITDASLTAIAHNCRSLEHLALSHCANLSDKGFVEAVGSLHRLQHLILSGCNQLTPRTLKAVGQECWQLKCLDVSMCSKISMTDIEHFQSELPLQSQTSIQSRFVGGADLSITL, via the exons ATGGGGGCGTGGCCTGGCCGTCGAGCTGACCGGGTTTTTCACTTGTTTCTCTTCCTGCACAAGGTCGGGCTGCAGGCGGCGATGGAGATGTGTGACCTGCCTGTGGAG GTTATTACCTATATCCTGAGCTTCCTGCCCATTGCAGATAGGAAGGAGGCCTCTCTAGTGAATCAAACATGGTATTTTGCAGCCCAAGACACCCTGCGCCAG GAGAGCATCTTTTATGACATCCCAGCTACCTCTGCCTCGCTCAGGACCATCCAGAGCCTGTCCCGAAGGCACGTGTCCAGCATCAAGATGACAAACCTGGACGGTTCCACCATTTCCCGGGATGTCATCAAGTCTGTCACCAGATACCTGGGGCCTCACCTGCGCAGCTTATGCCTGCACGGGAGCAGCCTGACGGAGGCCAACTTTGCAGAACTCCTTCTCGCATGCCCCTGCCTCACGGCCTTGGATCTGAGTGGCTGCAACAGTCTCTTCATGCCCGGGACCCTGCTCTCCAAGGAGGAGGCCTTCTTGCAAGCCCAAGAAGCTTTGATCAACTTGCAAGAGCTGAACCTGTCCGGAGTGCGATACTTGTCGGACCTCACCTTCAACCGCTTGACCAGCTGCTGCCCATGCCTGGCCAAGCTTGCCCTCGCCCGCTGCCACATTACCTTCAAGGTGGACACTTACGACAGCTCCAGTAACTACAACTCCTCGGTTCTGCTGTCCTTTCGCAACCTCCTGCAGTTCCTCCGGCAGCGAGCCGGCACCATGATGGCTTTGGACTTGAGTGGCACCAGCATCTCGAGCCAAGCTATGAAATCCCTGGTGCAGGTGGAGAACTTACGCCTGCAGGAGATGGTTCTACAGGCCTGCCAGGATCTTACCAATGAGGCCGTGAGCATCCTGTGTCAGCACCAGCCCCACTTGACCTTGCTGGACCTGAGCGGCTGCTCTGAGCTGTCCGACCGGGCCGTCCTTGTGATCAGCTCCCGGCTCCTGTCCCTTCAGCACCTGTTCCTGCGGAAGCTCCCAAGAGCAACCGATGCTGGCTTCCAGGGAATTTCACACCTGAGGCATCTCCAAAGGCTGGatgtgtctgaatgcagccttgtgAGCTGCAGCGAACTGGTGAAAGCTTTTGGGACTATCAAGGGACAGCCCAAACTGGCCTCCCTGAACGTTGCCTTCTGCTCTTTACTACGAGTAAGTTCAaag GATAACTCAGTCCTCTCACTGGCTGAATCCCTAAGCAAGAGCCTTCGAGTTCTGGATCTCTCATCCTGTGTGTCCATCACCAACAGAGGCATCCAAGCGATCGCTTCCCATCTCTTGCACCTGACAGTCCTGCGTTTGGCCTGGTGCAAGGAGCTGATGGATTGGGGCCTGCTGGGGGTTCAGGAGCCCAAAGAGGAGCGCGAACGTGCCAGAGAG GACACTGGCCCAAAGTTCAGCAGGAACTTTGGCAACATGGGATTTTTCCTGCCACCTCCACAGGATTTGGAGCAGGACACCCAGATTCTCGTTGACCTCGCCAAGCAGGATGCCCGACAGAATCATCAAGCCTCCTTGAATGCCCTGACTCGTCTTCAAGAGCTTGACCTGACGGCCTGTGTAAAACTCACAGATGCAAGCATAGCTAAG GTCATCAGCTTCCCTGAGCTGCGCCACCTGTCCCTCAGCCTTGTGACTAACATCACAGACGCTAGCCTTACAGCCATTGCTCACAACTGCCGGAGCTTGGAGCACCTTGCGTTAAGCCACTGTGCAAACCTGAGCGACAAAGGCTTTGTGGAGGCAGTCGGCTCCCTGCACAGACTTCAGCATCTCATCCTTTCTGGTTGTAACCAGCTAACGCCCCG gacACTGAAGGCTGTTGGCCAAGAGTGTTGGCAGCTGAAGTGCTTGGACGTCTCCATGTGCAGCAAGATCAGTATGACGGACATTGAGCATTTCCAATCAGAACTCCCACTGCAGAGCCAGACTAGCATCCAGTCGCGGTTTGTAGGCGGAGCGGACCTTTCCATCACTCTCTGA
- the LOC133369016 gene encoding F-box/LRR-repeat protein 2-like isoform X1, which produces MGAWPGRRADRVFHLFLFLHKVGLQAAMEMCDLPVEVITYILSFLPIADRKEASLVNQTWYFAAQDTLRQESIFYDIPATSASLRTIQSLSRRHVSSIKMTNLDGSTISRDVIKSVTRYLGPHLRSLCLHGSSLTEANFAELLLACPCLTALDLSGCNSLFMPGTLLSKEEAFLQAQEALINLQELNLSGVRYLSDLTFNRLTSCCPCLAKLALARCHITFKVDTYDSSSNYNSSVLLSFRNLLQFLRQRAGTMMALDLSGTSISSQAMKSLVQVENLRLQEMVLQACQDLTNEAVSILCQHQPHLTLLDLSGCSELSDRAVLVISSRLLSLQHLFLRKLPRATDAGFQGISHLRHLQRLDVSECSLVSCSELVKAFGTIKGQPKLASLNVAFCSLLRVSSKDNSVLSLAESLSKSLRVLDLSSCVSITNRGIQAIASHLLHLTVLRLAWCKELMDWGLLGVQEPKEERERAREKDTGPKFSRNFGNMGFFLPPPQDLEQDTQILVDLAKQDARQNHQASLNALTRLQELDLTACVKLTDASIAKVISFPELRHLSLSLVTNITDASLTAIAHNCRSLEHLALSHCANLSDKGFVEAVGSLHRLQHLILSGCNQLTPRTLKAVGQECWQLKCLDVSMCSKISMTDIEHFQSELPLQSQTSIQSRFVGGADLSITL; this is translated from the exons ATGGGGGCGTGGCCTGGCCGTCGAGCTGACCGGGTTTTTCACTTGTTTCTCTTCCTGCACAAGGTCGGGCTGCAGGCGGCGATGGAGATGTGTGACCTGCCTGTGGAG GTTATTACCTATATCCTGAGCTTCCTGCCCATTGCAGATAGGAAGGAGGCCTCTCTAGTGAATCAAACATGGTATTTTGCAGCCCAAGACACCCTGCGCCAG GAGAGCATCTTTTATGACATCCCAGCTACCTCTGCCTCGCTCAGGACCATCCAGAGCCTGTCCCGAAGGCACGTGTCCAGCATCAAGATGACAAACCTGGACGGTTCCACCATTTCCCGGGATGTCATCAAGTCTGTCACCAGATACCTGGGGCCTCACCTGCGCAGCTTATGCCTGCACGGGAGCAGCCTGACGGAGGCCAACTTTGCAGAACTCCTTCTCGCATGCCCCTGCCTCACGGCCTTGGATCTGAGTGGCTGCAACAGTCTCTTCATGCCCGGGACCCTGCTCTCCAAGGAGGAGGCCTTCTTGCAAGCCCAAGAAGCTTTGATCAACTTGCAAGAGCTGAACCTGTCCGGAGTGCGATACTTGTCGGACCTCACCTTCAACCGCTTGACCAGCTGCTGCCCATGCCTGGCCAAGCTTGCCCTCGCCCGCTGCCACATTACCTTCAAGGTGGACACTTACGACAGCTCCAGTAACTACAACTCCTCGGTTCTGCTGTCCTTTCGCAACCTCCTGCAGTTCCTCCGGCAGCGAGCCGGCACCATGATGGCTTTGGACTTGAGTGGCACCAGCATCTCGAGCCAAGCTATGAAATCCCTGGTGCAGGTGGAGAACTTACGCCTGCAGGAGATGGTTCTACAGGCCTGCCAGGATCTTACCAATGAGGCCGTGAGCATCCTGTGTCAGCACCAGCCCCACTTGACCTTGCTGGACCTGAGCGGCTGCTCTGAGCTGTCCGACCGGGCCGTCCTTGTGATCAGCTCCCGGCTCCTGTCCCTTCAGCACCTGTTCCTGCGGAAGCTCCCAAGAGCAACCGATGCTGGCTTCCAGGGAATTTCACACCTGAGGCATCTCCAAAGGCTGGatgtgtctgaatgcagccttgtgAGCTGCAGCGAACTGGTGAAAGCTTTTGGGACTATCAAGGGACAGCCCAAACTGGCCTCCCTGAACGTTGCCTTCTGCTCTTTACTACGAGTAAGTTCAaag GATAACTCAGTCCTCTCACTGGCTGAATCCCTAAGCAAGAGCCTTCGAGTTCTGGATCTCTCATCCTGTGTGTCCATCACCAACAGAGGCATCCAAGCGATCGCTTCCCATCTCTTGCACCTGACAGTCCTGCGTTTGGCCTGGTGCAAGGAGCTGATGGATTGGGGCCTGCTGGGGGTTCAGGAGCCCAAAGAGGAGCGCGAACGTGCCAGAGAG AAGGACACTGGCCCAAAGTTCAGCAGGAACTTTGGCAACATGGGATTTTTCCTGCCACCTCCACAGGATTTGGAGCAGGACACCCAGATTCTCGTTGACCTCGCCAAGCAGGATGCCCGACAGAATCATCAAGCCTCCTTGAATGCCCTGACTCGTCTTCAAGAGCTTGACCTGACGGCCTGTGTAAAACTCACAGATGCAAGCATAGCTAAG GTCATCAGCTTCCCTGAGCTGCGCCACCTGTCCCTCAGCCTTGTGACTAACATCACAGACGCTAGCCTTACAGCCATTGCTCACAACTGCCGGAGCTTGGAGCACCTTGCGTTAAGCCACTGTGCAAACCTGAGCGACAAAGGCTTTGTGGAGGCAGTCGGCTCCCTGCACAGACTTCAGCATCTCATCCTTTCTGGTTGTAACCAGCTAACGCCCCG gacACTGAAGGCTGTTGGCCAAGAGTGTTGGCAGCTGAAGTGCTTGGACGTCTCCATGTGCAGCAAGATCAGTATGACGGACATTGAGCATTTCCAATCAGAACTCCCACTGCAGAGCCAGACTAGCATCCAGTCGCGGTTTGTAGGCGGAGCGGACCTTTCCATCACTCTCTGA
- the TMEM208 gene encoding transmembrane protein 208 isoform X2 produces the protein MAPKGKVGTKGKKQIFEENKNTLKFYQRIILGANAIYGIINVVVFYATATAWTWVALVFSLMIYGASYRSMSSMAKPSFADDGSLADGGIDLNMEQGMAEHLKDVILLTAIIQVLSCFSLYVWYFWLLAPGRALYLLWVNILGPWLTADSSATNQEPNEKKQRRQERRQMKRF, from the exons ATGGCG cCAAAGGGAAAGGTGGGAACCAAAGGTAAAAAGCAGATAtttgaagaaaacaaaaatacccTCAAGTTCTATCAGCGGATCATCTTGGGAGCTAAT GCCATTTATGGAATTATAAACGTTGTGGTCTTCTACGCAACAGCCACTGCCTGGACCTGG GTTGCCTTGGTGTTCAGCTTGATGATCTATGGGGCCAGTTACCGCTCCATGAGTTCCATGGCAAAGCCTTCTTTCGCTGACGACGGCAGCCTTGCAGATGGTGGAATTGACCTGAATATGGAGCAGGGGATGGCAGA GCACCTGAAGGATGTGATCTTACTTACAGCCATTATCCAAGTGCTCAGCTGTTTTTCTCTCTACGTGTGGTACTTCTGGCTCTTG gctCCAGGTCGAGCACTTTATCTCCTCTGGGTTAACATTCTGGGTCCTTGGCTCACTGCAGACTCTTCAGCTACCAACCAGGAGCCCAACGAAAAGAAACAGCGTCGGCAGGAACGCCGACAGATGAAGCGTTTCTAG